The Panthera uncia isolate 11264 chromosome B3 unlocalized genomic scaffold, Puncia_PCG_1.0 HiC_scaffold_1, whole genome shotgun sequence genome segment CCATCTTTGCTATTTAATGAATCCCATTGCAAGATGTTTTCTTGGTCAAGCCCCAAGTTTCTACAATATCCATTTTATCTACAGCTGCTAAACAACTAATGATCAACTaggtcatttatttatatataaaattacctCCTATATGCTCTCTGTCAGAGCCTACCTAACACTGAATAATCTCAGGCCCTGATTCTGCTGTAGATCTGGTAAGTTTAAgtgttttacaaaattatttctactgaaagattttaaatctctgcccttcctacctccATCTCCTAACCCTGATTTCATGGAGCTAAGATCAATAAAATAGTTTGCATATATTAGCATATATGAAAGGACAACTCAACAGGGGAGGGCTTAAAGAGCTTAATCTTGGAGCTCTTTCCCATAAAAAGGATGTGATATAGTAGTCTTTAGGAGATAAAGGTACATTTTTAAGTCATAGAACTATAGATAGTTGTAGGAGGAACAGATTCATActttaacagaaaagaaattgtgaAGAAAAGGTAAATGCCTTTCTCTGAGCTGTATGGCTATAATGTAGTAAACCTGATAATAAAGCAGTCTTCTTCCATTTGATAAAGATCAGCAAAACTAATTTTCTCTGTGATGGGTCCAACTGATTGATAACTTATCTGCAATTATGTTGAAAATCTTCTCTGGAAATTTGCAAGCATTCTGCAATTGTTCACTGAAGCCTGTCTATAatgcaacatatatatatatatatatatatatatatatatatatatataatttttatatattctttcagtAAGGGTATTCTTAGTGATGAATTCTAAatgacttctgtgtgtgtgtgtgcacgtgcgtgcgtgtgtatAACACGCAGCCATCCCAGAGCAGGTGCTTCcttaatgttagctattatccTTAGGATTATATAGATGAATAGATGGACAAATACATAGTTAAGTAGATACATTATAATGACATATTCTCAATTTAATTGCTGTATAGTACCAAATaacagatattatttttaatatctatgaCTTAAGCTTTATTTCACTATAATCTCTAATACCCTATAATTATCTTTCAAACTAACATACGAATGAAGATGGAAAGAATAGCAAAGATAAGTTTTCACAGAGGAAACAACATCTTTGAAAGTGGATTCTTAGAGCTTTTGTTTAAATAGAattgtattttctgtctcttttttcctttgatacAGGTTTCCACCTATCAATCAGGACAATGGATGCGGCCAATAAGTCTGtttctgaatttgttttgctTGGACTCTCTAATTCTTGGGAACTACAGCTGTTTTTCTTCAtagtgttttcattgttttacGTGGCAACAATGGTTGGTAACAGTCTCATAGTCATCACGGTTATAGCTGACTCTCACCTACACTCTCCTATGTATTTTCTACTTACCAACCTTTCCATCATTGATATGTCCCTTGCTTCCTTTACCACCCCTAAGATGATTGCAGACTACCTCACTGGACACAAAACCATCTCCTTTGATGGTTGTATCACCCAGATATTTTTCCTACACCTTTTTACTGGTACTGAGATAATTTTACTTATGGCCATGTCCCTTGATAGGTATATTGCAATATGCAAGCCTCTCCACTACACTTCAGTCATAAGACCCTGGGTGTGTGCTGCCCTTGTGGTGGCTTCCTGGGTTGTGGGAGTCATGCATTCAATGAGCCAGGTCATATTTGCTCTCACATTACCATTCTGTGGTCCCAATGAAGTAGACAGCTTTTTCTGTGACCTTCCTGTGGTGTTCCAGCTAGCTTGTGTAGATACTTATGTTCTGGGCCTGTTTATGATCTCAACAAGTGGTATAATTGCATTGTcctgctttattcttttattcaattCTTATGTTATTGTCTTTGTTACTATCAAGCATCATTCTTCAAAAGGATCATCTAAGGCCCTTTCTACCTGCACAGCTCATTTCATTGTTGTATTCATGTTCTTTGGGCCATGCATCTTCATCTATATGTGGCCACTAAGCAGTTTTCTTACAGACAAGATCCTGTCTGTGTTTTATACCATCTTTACTCCCATTCTGAACCCAGTAATTTATACTTTAAGGAATCAAGACGTGAAGACAgccatgaggaaactgaaaaataGGCTTCTAAATCCTAACAAGACAACTCcttggcattatttttaattttaaattctagttctagttttaacttcCCAGGCATTACATGGCACAGTTATTGTGTACACAGAATTATGACTAGGCTCTTATTTCTGGAGTTCCCATCAAATTGTAATCAAATCAAATTGCAATcaaatcataaatattaaaactacTCTTAGtcatatgtttaaaatacatgttatatTTCACAAAATCAAGTTGACAGAAACAATTTCTTCCAGAAGCAAAGACTATCTATAAAAATGCCAAGAGTTCCTGCTCCAGTTAGGAAATCCAACATTAACAATCTATTCAATGGAAACGATgaacaaaaaattagaagaggaaatATAGGTTAAAAGGGAACtagaagaaaatgacatttatataCAACTCGTTACTGAGTTACTCAGAGAATTGTCCCTAAAGTATGTCAAATTAGTAAGATTTCTATAAGCCTTAGAAACTCCATACTGCTATAGGATTATCCTCTGACAAGCAGTGATTTTTCCATATATACCTGGGTCATTCCtacttaacatttaaaacaatttgtaaTCTCTTCTAATTGAAGAAAACCCTAGATGTATTTCATTACAAATGCTGATGAGGTCCAAAGCAAATGCTATAAGTAGAAGAGTCTCCACCACTCACTTTTAGCTAATAAGCAAAGATATACAGCCATGATAACTTCTGATAATACATTATGAATAAAGAGGCTGAAGTATTccacaaattagaaaatattacaaatgagTTTCAAAGCAGTATATTTTGTTTCATACAGGTACTATGTCAGTTTAATGGCTGAGAAGttaaaactggaattaaaataagagaTACAGTTTATAATAACAGTTTATGGACAacctatgatttcattttaaagtacTGGACTGGTTTACAGTTTGGTtaaattactttttccttttaatatatggttgaaaaaataagaaatatgtgcTTAGTAATACACTGTCAATGTAATAAGTATGTTTCTTTATacaaatggtgtttttttttaagtgttaaataGGTTCAATATTAGCTTTAAGGTACACAAGGTATCTCTGCCACCTGCTGGTTGTTACTGGAATTGCAATAATTGAAAACCAGAAGAAAGAATTCTGCGTACCTTGCTTTGCAAATCATCTTGTTTAAATTTATGGCACACATGAAAGAACTAATTGCTATTTGAAACTGGGTAAATGATATTTATAGTGTTCAGCATATTATCCAACTTTTATGTACAAGAAAATATCTGTTACAACCACAGTATTTGATAAATATGAAGTTGTTCTTCTCTGGCATTATTGAGTAAATAATAACCAAGAATTACATATGCACTAATTATCACTGATgagagagaagttaagaaaagGATATTCCTAACTGTTAATTTTAAGGCAAATGCcagcagaaatgtgttttttcttcatcagagtgtgtttattttcttcattttttaaaaaatttaaagttagttaacatatagtgtaatattggtttcaggagtggaatcctatgattcatcacttacatataacacccagtgattTTCCCAATGAGGAAACAAATTTACAGTTAAAAATGTGTGATATTGTGTTAAAACCCTAGGAATGGTTGAAACTGTTGGGTAAAAATGTCTATAGTATTAACACTAATCTGAAATGTGTTTACATCCACCAAATAATAGCGTAATTCTATTTGAAATAGGAATACAAATGGGCCAATttagggtgtgtgtgcatgtggtgtGTGAACTTTCACTTATGTGTGAAAATATGCAAATGTGTTCAGGATCAATGAATTAATTTATGTACAAATTTTCTAACTGGTATTTTGTTAATGCCCCAAATAATTCTTtcacataatatatttatttgaataggGAGTATATTTTGTAATGAAATGGTTTTTGCAAGATTAAAGTGTTGAGCCTTTTCAAAAGAATGTCATCAATCTTCAATACTTGTGTGGAGAATTATAAAACTCAAGGACATTTGCCAAAACCCTTAAAGGTACAACTGATCAGCAGACAACTCTGCAGAACAAGTCAATAATGAGACTGATTAGTTGGAATTATAGTAAGATTCTGCAGCTGAGAATGAAAAGGATCACAGCCTCTGAAGGACTTCCATAAATAAAGGCAACTACAACTACCTTCCCTTGCGGTTCAGTGTAAAGAATAAATGTACAAGTTAGCTCTATGTATTACATAAATCTTAATTAGGAGCTACAGGTGGGTTATTTTATCACCTTGTCTCCTCATCATGCTGCTGACACTCTTTTATACAAGGGTAAGCACAGTGACAGGACACAGGCTCCCTATGCAGTAGTAAAGATGGTGCCATTTGCCACTAGGGCAtccaattctaaaaatattttcaaagcattctAGATGAACAGAAGCCAgctaatataaacatataaacataccAGGTCGAGGGTGGCTTTAAGTGGTCTAAATTTCCAATAACACAACTGAGAGAGTATTACTATTAAGATATTAATTAAGAAGACTTCCTTGATAAGCACTCACTCTTTCTTTAGGTGTTTGGAAAGCTGGGCAATGACAAACTTATGAgccttcaaaaatttaaaaagctgtctTATAAAATTAAGCAGAGTAATCAATtgcagataaaaatataaaaattaggtTTGGATGAAAtggtaaaatataaattgtaGTATGTGATGGAATTGAATATATGTAATGGCAATAAAAACTGTACATAATGtacatttccaaaaatatttgaggaaaatttcAGAATACTATGTAGTGTTATATTGAAGCCCATTTTAGACCCTCTTCTTTGTATGGGTTTCCTCCAAGGTCCTGGAATGTACCCTAACAAGTTTTTACTCACagttttgactcttttttttcttaaagaagtccCCTTAGATTATACAGACTTTAGACCCTATTGAACCTGGATCCACCCCGAGTGTAGGGGTAAACGTCTTAGACTCAGGTATGTTTTTACCATTGCTAAAGGCCAGTTCTACTGTTTGTTAGTAGTGTAAACTTGGGCAAGACACTTAACCTGTTTCTACACCTGTTAAAGGATATAGTAATATCACTTACACTGCAGagttatttgaaaaacaaaggaattcatttatataaagcaCATAAcaaatgttcaacaaatgttattgTAATACTCTTCTCATCAACTTTGGGTATTTTGTTTAAGGGACTTGATACTCTCCTGAGCTAAGAATTGACatgtttaatttgaaaattaaagttttattttataaattttctgtatttgtgtaTGAGTGTATAAAAAATGTGTATCAGGAttaattaggaaaattaaaagtaacttccactttctgttttttactttatcatttaaaaaattaaaaaaaatattttttaaaacagtaaattcCCCTAGAAAACTACATTGGTTCTTATACTTATTCCAGCCTCTAGAGACCGTTTTCCGCACTGctcataatttttaatgaatcaaGGAAAATTCTGAATTGTTGTTTAATTAGTATATGATGACTTCTTTACAATGAGTAACTATTAAAATGATTTACTAATTTTAGAATGGATTTTCACTACAATTTTGGTCAGAATAAGAATGATGATATTTGAACCTCCACATTATTAAGGTGCAGACATAGATAGGTGCATAGATTAGTAAATAGTTTCTTAGACAAGGAACATTTTTTATGATATGGACAGTCTTATGAGAAGTATTTTTCTATACTGATAGGGTCCTGGGATAATGTGATCACTGGACTCTACTGCCAAATGGAAGAAGTTCTTGGTGTAGACAGTATCATTTGGATATATCAGACTCTTCATAGaagtgttttcaaatttaaacaatgaccaatgaaaaatttttttgtttgttttttgtttttaa includes the following:
- the LOC125909763 gene encoding olfactory receptor 4K2, whose translation is MDAANKSVSEFVLLGLSNSWELQLFFFIVFSLFYVATMVGNSLIVITVIADSHLHSPMYFLLTNLSIIDMSLASFTTPKMIADYLTGHKTISFDGCITQIFFLHLFTGTEIILLMAMSLDRYIAICKPLHYTSVIRPWVCAALVVASWVVGVMHSMSQVIFALTLPFCGPNEVDSFFCDLPVVFQLACVDTYVLGLFMISTSGIIALSCFILLFNSYVIVFVTIKHHSSKGSSKALSTCTAHFIVVFMFFGPCIFIYMWPLSSFLTDKILSVFYTIFTPILNPVIYTLRNQDVKTAMRKLKNRLLNPNKTTPWHYF